GTTTCAATCCACGCGCCCGCACGGGGCGCGACTCCGGAACTATGCCCTCCGGCCGGTCATCGCGGTGTTTCAATCCACGCGCCCGCACGGGGCGCGACGAACCACTCTTTGTGCATGATCAGCCGAGCCACCAGTTTCAATCCACGCGCCCGCACGGGGCGCGACCGACCGCAGTAGGCATAAGCGAAAAGGACTACATGTTTCAATCCACGCGCCCGCACGGGGCGCGACATCCCGGCGACGGCATCATCGTCGCCAAAACCCTCGTTTCAATCCACGCGCCCGCACGGGGCGCGACCGTCGTGGCCCCGTAATCGCAACTCTTTAAGAGGAGTTTCAATCCACGCGCCCGCACGGGGCGCGACCGTCAGAATCGCGGCGCGTACAAGCGCGGCGACTGGTTTCAATCCACGCGCCCGCACGGGGCGCGACTCTATCAGGCCTCCTACCCCGCCCCCGCCTCGTCGTTTCAATCCACGCGCCCGCACGGGGCGCGACGCGTCCGCACCGTCGATATCTACGACCCCGAATCGTTTCAATCCACGCGCCCGCACGGGGCGCGACATCCGCGCCGCTCTCGGAGGGGGCTAAGCCATGGCGTTTCAATCCACGCGCCCGCACGGGGCGCGACGGACGTGTACCGGTGTATACGGCACCGCTGGACCCGTTTCAATCCACGCGCCCGCACGGGGCGCGACGCCCTTCGGGCTTGGGGTTTGGTTTGGAAGGGTTGTTTCAATCCACGCGCCCGCACGGGGCGCGACATCGATGGGGCTCCCGTCAGCTTCGACCGATGAAAGTTTCAATCCACGCGCCCGCACGGGGCGCGACGTAATTTACCATACAGGCTTACAGCGCCAAGCTCTGTTTCAATCCACGCGCCCGCACGGGGCGCGACAAGGCCCTTTATCGCGGCAAAGGTGGTTGTGTACGTTTCAATCCACGCGCCCGCACGGGGCGCGACTCGGCGTCGGTGTCCTTCGTCGAAACCCCTACCTCGTTTCAATCCACGCGCCCGCACGGGGCGCGACCTCGAATCTCGGACACCCGCACCTAGCCAAACCCGCGTTTCAATCCACGCGCCCGCACGGGGCGCGACCTGGCGTGGCTACCACCACGGCTTACCGGGATGTAGTTTCAATCCACGCGCCCGCACGGGGCGCGACCTCTCTCCGGGTACGATAGACGGCCCCGGAGTCTTGTTTCAATCCACGCGCCCGCACGGGGCGCGACCGTGGATAAATAGCGACGAAGTACTCAATTCAGCCGTTTCAATCCACGCGCCCGCACGGGGCGCGACTCCGCCACCGGCCGGAAGAGCGAAAGGGAGAAACAGTTTCAATCCACGCGCCCGCACGGGGCGCGACCCCGTGTAAATAAAAATCCCATCGCCCGCAAAGAGTTTCAATCCACGCGCCCGCACGGGGCGCGACGAGGCGGTCCGTAACGGTTGCCTGGGCGTTGTTGCAGTTTCAATCCACGCGCCCGCACGGGGCGCGACAGGGCCTTGTTGGCGGTGTCGGCGAGGATGTAGGGTTTCAATCCACGCGCCCGCACGGGGCGCGACTCCACGGGCGCGGCCTCCACGTCGTGGGAAACCTTGTTTCAATCCACGCGCCCGCACGGGGCGCGACATTTACAGCGGCCTCTATGTCTGGAGCGAAAGATGTTTCAATCCACGCGCCCGCACGGGGCGCGACCTGCGGGGGGGGGGTATCTTCCCCGAACTCAAAGACGTTTCAATCCACGCGCCCGCACGGGGCGCGACAAGCCGGATGGGCGGCTCTGGCGGCGGTTTTCTTGTTTCAATCCACGCGCCCGCACGGGGCGCGACGATAGCCTCGCCCGGAGTCGTGATCGTCTACCTCGTTTCAATCCACGCGCCCGCACGGGGCGCGACTGTGGCCGTCAATCAGGCAGATGTCGAGCGGGCCGTTTCAATCCACGCGCCCGCACGGGGCGCGACGGCGGATATTTTTTAGGAGGAAGACGGCGGCATGTTTCAATCCACGCGCCCGCACGGGGCGCGACATGTAGCCGTCTTCGAGCGTCGGCGTGCAGGAAACGTTTCAATCCACGCGCCCGCACGGGGCGCGACGTAGGTCTTTATATTTTTGCTTGGCTTGTTCCGCGTTTCAATCCACGCGCCCGCACGGGGCGCGACGCGTCACCCTCCTCGCTGGCTCTCGCTCCCTTCCTTGTTTCAATCCACGCGCCCGCACGGGGCGCGACGCTGCTCAGGCCATCGGAGACACCGTCTATCTCAAGTTTCAATCCACGCGCCCGCACGGGGCGCGACTCTGTCTGACAACACGGCCAGCAGCATTCAGAATGTTTCAATCCACGCGCCCGCACGGGGCGCGACGTCCGGTCTGCGCGGTGACGAGGTTGTTCTTCTTCACGTTTCAATCCACGCGCCCGCACGGGGCGCGACAGTTACTTCCTATCCTACTGATTTTTATGACTTTTTATGACGTTTTTCGCGAACCGGCCCTCCTTTTGCCGATTCTCCCAATATTGTCGTGGTGCTAAATTGTTAACTAACCGATATTACAAGCTTTTACGCTTGCGCGAAACTACCGGGTTTTTCATGTCCGCTTTAGGTTCGCGATTCAGAATAATAGCGGCCCTTCCTGATCGAAGGGCGCTTTCGCTCCTGTGTGTTCAACCCGTTTTCGCCAGTTCGCTCCGAGGTAGTAGAAGCGCAAACTGTCTTTTGCGGGATCGATGCGGTCTAGCAGACTCGCTTTCAACGAGGTCCATTGTGCGGGGTCGATGAGACATTCAAAGACCGAGAACTGGACTCTCTGGCCGTAGTTTTTGCACAGTTTGGCTACATGTCGCAACCTTTTGGGGCCGCCGGGGTCGCTTGTCGATACGTCATAGCTTATTACCACCATCATTTTTGTGCCTCACTTGTAGATGAAGGGCGGATAGGCGTCGAGATCGCCCCGGAGGTAACGCGCAAGCAGCAGCGCCTGAACTCTGCAAAGGCTTCCCAGAGTTACCGTTTCTTGCAGGTAAGGGTGAAGGATTTCCTGCGTTTTCTTCTGTTGCCAGGATATCAGGAGTTTTTTTCGCGCATCGTCGTTTAGAATAACGGCTCCGCTTTCAAGTATCTTGAAATCGTCAGCGGCTATTTCCTGACGGTTTATCAGCGTCAGGGCTACTCGATCAGCCAATACCGGCCTTAGCTCTTCCATCAAATCCAGTGCAAGACTCGGCCTTCCGGGCCTGTCTCTGTGCAGGTAGCCTACGGCGGGGTCGAGACCTACCGTTTCCAGCGCGCTTCTGGCGTCGTGCGCAAGCAGCGAGTACAAAAACGAGAGCAGGCAATTTATCCTGTCAAGCGGCGGTCTTCTGCTTCTCTGATGAAAGGTGAAGGCTTCACCGCCCACCGTTATCATCTGCGAAAAGGCGTCAAAGTAGGCGGCTGCGGCTTCTCCTTCCACTCCGCGCAGGGCATCGAGCGCGCTTTCATTTTGATTCACTCTTTGCAGGCAGTCTTTGAGCCTCAGTGCGGCGCACCTCAAAATCGCATCCCGCTCGCCCTCGCCGTGGTCACGGCAGGCCCTTTGCAGTACAGTGCGCGAGTTGGCTATCTTGCCAAGCAAAAACCCTGTCGCCAGCCTTGCGCTTTCTTGCAGATCGTCTGCGCGCCTGTATTGCTCTCTTCTTAAAAGGACATTGCCTGATACGGGGCCGACAAGCCTTGCCAGAAATTTGCCGTGTTCCGTGAGGAAGGTGAGGGAAACTCCGTTTTCAGCCAAATGCCCCAGGAGAAAAGGGCTTACCCCGATCTGGCCGAAACAGACGACGCCTTCAAGCCCGTGTATGGGTATCTTCCCTTTTTCTACGCTATCGACGCGCACACAAACGCATTCGCCTTCTTTGTGAAGGTAGCTGCCCTGCGTGGTGACGTAGATGGTGTTCCCGTGCTTTTTCATGGCTATTCCTCGCGTAGCATGCGGGAGATGTAATCGCGAACTCGCGTTCTTTTCGCGCCAAGATCGGGCAGACAGGTTTCGTTAAGAGAGCAGTTGGCGCAATGGGCGGCCTTTACGGGCGCAGGGGTTTTGCCGCTTTTCAGCAGTTCGTGGACGCCAAGGGCTGTCTCGATGGTGCGTTCGCGCAGTTTTTCGGTCAGCGGCACGATTTTCCTGCGCTTTTTCTCCCCGTAGTACAAGGCTCCTTCGCCAATGGACTTGCCCGTCATCTCTTCAAGGCAAAGGGCCTGAGCGCAAAGTTGTACCTCATCCGCCCCGTCGGGTCGGGGACGCCCGCGTTTGTACTCCACCGGGTAAGGCCGCCAGCCACCCTCCTCGCGCAGATACTCGACAACGTCGGCCTTTCCCGAAAGACCGAGCGCGAGACTTCGCAAAAGCAGACCCGTAGCTTTTTTCACGTTACCGCGAGTCTCGGCCTTCCCGCTGTCGGCCCTTTTGTGCATCAACTGCCCCTCGGCGGTGAGCCTGTTCTCCTCCCAGAGCTGCTCAAGGTGGATAAGGGCGCACTGCCGGGGACAGAAAATGTAATGCTGGAGGGCGGAAAGCTGGACGAGGTCGTCTTCGGAGTACATGGCGTTTCTACACGCCGTCTATAATTTCAGGCGTGGGCCAGTTTCCGGCAGTGTCATTCGGCCCTTTGCCGGGTTCAAATGCTAGCAGGTTTTGCAAATCACCAGTTTCGCGGACAGTCAAGCTTCTGTGAACCTTTGCAGAGGAGGCCTGCCCGCTTGGGGAGTTGTGTTGCCACCATACTACTTTGAGGACTTCCATACTGCCCTCGGGGCGGGCAGAAGACGCATCATTTTCAAAAATGCGAGGCAAAACAGCCTTGATTGAAAGCGCGTCTTCATCACTGAATCCGGTTCTAACGGCGAGTTGAGGATTCATGCTGCCGAAAAAAGCGTAAATTCCAAGATCGACGCGGTGCTTCATACCCATCGTATCTGATCCTCGCTTGGTTCCATCACCTTCGCTGCTAACGCTTTTGGTTATCTGTGTGCTGGTAATACTGACAGGTGAAAGGCTGAACGCAGACTGCAGGCTGACAGGTCCTCGTATGCCTATTGAAACGCCTTTGTCATCGCCTGCCTCTTCACCTTCCTTGCCCTTGCTCTTCTTATCGTTTTTGGCCTTGAAAGCGAAAAGTTGACCGAAAGTCCGCACGTCAAGCCAGGTTTCGCACGCTTTTTTAGCTATTTCTTTCGGTAATTTGATTCCGGAAAGCACTGCATCCGCACGAGACTTCAAACTAACGTGATCATCAAGCTTGTTGTCGTCTGATTGAACAAAGATTGCCTTTCCGCCTTCCATCAGCCGGTTGCGTATCTTACGCTTTAAACAAACGTCTGTAATTTCGCCCAAGCCTTCATATGTGGAGCGGGGCCGGTTGCCGTTCAATGGGTCGCCGTTGGGGTTTGCGTTCGTAACCCTGAAAACTACTGCAAAATCGATTTTGTTTTTCAGACTCATGACAATCTCCTTTTTTCAGCTGAATTTCAGCGGTTATTCTTCATTATCGTCATCGGCAACGGTTTCCTCCTGACCCTCCACCTGTCCTTTGGAAGTGTGCAACGCACTCCGCTGACAGTGATAGCCGAGAAGGAATTCTCCGGAGAGAGACTTATCGGACGTAAAATCATCAATCGCAAAAGAGTTGATTACCTCATCAATTTCGCGCTGAATGTTGTAAAGAAAGCCGGGGCGTTTGGCGCTCAATCTGACCTTGTAAGGCGTCAAACCGGTTTCGATAATGCGCCATGTGGTGAAGGGCCTGTCAGCAAAACGTTGCATAAGCTTTTCAGCGCTTGTTGATCTTGGCTCTCCGCCCAAATAAAGCGCAAGACTTTCCAAATTCTCCGCGAGCGCGAGTAGCCGCCCGTAAAGGTAATCTCTGGTTTTTCTTTCCCGCTCCAGCGACATTTGATAGCTCCTTTCCTTATGACAATATTTGAAAAGCGCACATGCTATTCCAAGAGCCTTTTCCCATTCCCAGTGTCCGATACCGTTTCGATTGCTCGCCCGCCTGACGCATGATTCAACCAGATCGCGCGGGAGCGGTGCACCGTCGATGATGCACGGCAGAAGACGCTTTATAGTGGCTTTTCGCAATTTATCGTCGATTCTCCTGCCATACGCTGTTTCCGCGACATCCCGTGGAGCAGGGGCACCAATGAAAATGCGTGATTTGCGTTCTTTCCGGGGCCGTTTGTCTCCGGGGTCTAAACCAAAATTTAGACGCCAAATACACTCCCTGTGCCAAGTTTCTATGCGGGCAAGGAACTCTGAACCCGTAAGTTCACGGTAATAGCTGATCGCCATGCGTCCGGGAGTTGCCGAATCCAGTGCCATAACAACAACATCTTTTGTGGAACCGAGTTTTGAGCGATAACCGGCTATCTTTTTTGCGAGGGCATTTCCAACTTCTTCGGCGGTATATACGCTCTCTTGGATTTTCTTTTCCTCATCATTCCCGAACGAAAAGGAGTAGGAGTCTAAAAGCGGATTAGGGACAGCCACTCCGGAAACCGCCCAGGCAACAACTGCCAGATCTCCATCCCTGCTCCCTTGCCGGGCGATAAGCCACCTAAGGGCGCTGTGGGCCTTTTGCGTGACTTGAAAACCGACGCCGCAGGCTTCATCAGCGGTGGAGAAACGGCCCCGGAAGGTAAAGCCTGAACTATCGTTGGACGAAATCAGCTTTGCCTTGTCTCCGTCATTCCGGATTTTCGCTGGATGTTGTTCGGACAAATCGCTTTCAATTCCCGTAACGAAACATATTCCTCGCCGGGCCTCACGGCTTCCATAGTAATTTTCCCAGGATTTCCACAGTTCTTTGTCCAACCAGACCTCTGACAGGGGATCACCGGGAATTTCTACGCTCCATCGTATGAAGGCATCCGCCTGCCACGGTTTAGGGTTCCCTTTGTTGTCATACCCGCCGGACAAGAGTTTAAAAATATCAGGGGCCTCTTTATCAGGCCACTCATTGATCATCTTCTTTGTCTCATCCGTGTAAAGAACCGTTGCCTTCACAAGATCTGATATAACCTGTTTCCTTTCGATATATCTCAATACAGCACAGACTTTTTGATGGCTGTAACCCGACGTGCACCACCCGGATAACAGCTTTTTGTAGTTTTCGTATGGTTCTTCGGGTTTATTGGCAAAACCAGATGTAACTTCTCCCCCGAACTCAATAAAGTCTCCGGCTAGATATTGAAGCTTATCGCAGAGCGGAAAACAGGCGGGTTTTTTTCCGCTTCTTCCTGCCGATTCTTCGGTTGCTGGAATTATGGTTCTCGAATCTGTTTTGGGTACTACCGAAGCTCCGAGGAAGTTTCCGTCTGCGTCTATCGTGATTGTTATGTGTGCCTTTTGCGTTGTATGACAAATCGGCAACAAAGGAATTTTATCGTTCCGATCCCCAATCGCGCCTGTGTTGTTCTCGTAGGTTTGATAAAGCTTTTCAATCCAGCTCATCGAGTAGTCCCTCCTCTTCCAGCCCGACTGATTTCGGCGGGTCGGGAATCATTTCCCTGACGAACTTTCTAATCGCGCAATCCTCAGGGCGAGAGAACTCTATTACCCCGTTAACCATTACCGGTCTCCAGAACCGGCTGTGGAGTTCGTTAATCCCGGTTTCGTCCGGGTAGTCGAAGCCGTGGAACATAAGTCCGTAAGCGAGTTCTCCGCCGCCGTCGTACTCCCCTTCGCCTTCGCCGAATTCGCAAGGCTCCACATAGCCCTGACACTCGCGGGAGCCTAAAAAGATATCCTGCCGCCCTCCCTTTTCGACCATCCTCTGGACGATGCTCCAATGCTTCCCGTCACAACGATCCTTTTCCAAGTCAGGGCGGTAAGGATTCCACTCGAAGTGAGCCTGAACCTGATATTCGACATCCGAGAGATATGTATATATTGCGAGTGAATTACCGCCTCCATATTCCAGAGGCTTGACACTCTTGGACTGCGTGCGTATCGGGCGCATTACCCGCACTTTGTCGATAACCCAGGTAAAGGTCGGTTTCCAGTAAACTGACTTCGCTATACCCTTTAGAGCTTCATAGGTAGGAATGTGGTAAGAGCATTTTTCCCCTCCGATCCGTGTCAGTGGGTCGGTAAAGAGGGCGTAGCGTCCCGTTATCTTGAACTCAATTATGTTCCTCATGAATTATCTCCCGTCAAAATCTGTATATCTTCAGATCTGCGACTTCGTCGGTGCTTGCTCCGAATTGTTCACTGTAATACCTCTCGCCGAGGTAAAAGATTTCACTACCCTCCCAAACTTCGATCAAAGCGCGTTTTTCCTTCAACATCTTGATTTCACTTGGGAACATATTGACCGAATACCGTTGTGCTTCTTTTAAAAGGCGACGTTTTTCCTGGTGAGATGAGGCGGCGCATAGCTCACCGATTATTCTGGTTCCTTCTTCCCCATAGTACACTATGACGCCTTCCGTCTCCGAATCAATGACCTCGAACTCTTTGGCCGCAGTCATGAACGACTGGTGAAGAAGGAATGGAGGGAGTTCATTATGGGCGCGGTGATAAGCGGCAACCGCTTTCTCATTCGTGGAGAGCAAGGAAAGAATATCCGTCTTTACGCCCAGGTTTTTCCCCGAGACGGGAAATGCCATTTCGTGGGATCTTCCGTAAAAGTAGTATTCGTAATAATGGTTCATTATCGCCGGGCTCTGGCGGTCGGAATCGAATAACTCCGGGTTGGCCTTAAACTCGCGTAGCACTCTTTCAGCCTTTTCTTTGGCTTCCCGGATATCCGGGAGTTTGTCCAGATTCTCGTTTTCCGGGTTTACTATCAGAACCTTCCCGGTCGGACGCCCTCCGTTACGATTGCAACGACCAGCCGCTTGGGCGATGGAATCAAGGCCAGCCAGATAGCGAATTACCGAGCCGAAATCAATATCCACCCCAGCTTCGATAAGCTGGGTGCTTATGCAGATAACGGGCTTGGGATTGTCCGGGTCCAGGAGCTTCTTTATTGCATCGATAACGTTTGTTCGGTGAGCCGGACACATACTTGTACTCAGGTGAAAAACCTGTTCCGCCCGCCCGTTTAAAAGCTGAAACAATTTCCGGGCCTGTTTTTTCATGTTGACGACAATCAAAACACTTCCGGTTTCGCCCAGCAATTTTAACGCCAGTTCCGCAACTTCATCAGCACACCATTTTTCAGGCTTACAGAGGTCTTCAATGGTGACTCTGTTCAATCGCCTAAAGCGGTCCTCTTCTTCGGAAGATATGATCCGGGGGCAAGCAGAGAGTTTTGCGACCCCTTTGTCTGGATCAACCTTATCCAGCAATGGTTGGGTCGCCGTACAAAAAACGGCTGTTGAGTTGCAGTTTTCCACCAGAAAATTTATTGCATTGTTGAAAATGTGAACCATTCGTATCGGAAGAGTCTGGATCTCGTCAAATATTATGACTGCGTTAGCCAATTGATGCATACGGCGGGCGCCGCGAGTGCCGTCCGAAAAAAGAGTTTCAAGAAATTGCACTGCCGTTGTGTAAACTATCGGTGCATCCCAGTTTTCGGAAAGGATTTTGCTCTGTTCCGTATCCTTTTCCGGTGTGAGGTTTGAATGATGTTCCAGAACGACCATCCTGCCACTTTCTTCGATAGAAGCGAAAACAGAGCGGGCAACGCTGGCGTTCTGGTCTATGATAGAGGTATATGGAACCACATATATGATGCGTTCCATTTTGTGGTATTGGGCATGGTGGAGGGCGAAGCGGAGGCTCGACAGCGTTTTTCCTCCGCCGGTGGGAACCGAAAGCTGGTAAAGCCCTTGTGCGCTGGGTGCGAAATTCAGGCACTTTGCTGATATGTCGGCCCGAATCTCATCGATTGGGTTTCTTGTCTTGAAGGTTGCAAGATGTGCTTCAAGTTTCTCGATCAGCAATGTCCATTCGGGCTTGCCCGCCGGTTTACGCCCTGCAGAGTCCAAACGATCCGCATCAATCAAAGCACTGAATAAAAAACGGGTTAGAAAACCAAGCATGAATTGTTTTATTTTGAGTGATTTTTCACCTTTTAATAATATTTCAAGTCGTTGGGATAGTTCCTTTTCCATGTCTTGAGACGATAGCAGGGCGTTGACATGGTCCTGGATCGACACATCTAGCTTGGGGATGACTTCATCGGTATGTGTTTTGTGCTTGTCTTTTCCAATGCGGCTATTAAACGCATCATTACCATCTGGTGAAAGACAATCAATTAAACCGGAATGATGGGAGGCTATGCAGAGCGCCAATATCTGACCAGCCAAATGGGAGGGAGGCTCTTTTTGCTTTAAAACTTCCCAAAGATATTGAGCGCCTGCCGAAGAGTGGTCAATCTTCCCTTTTCGTTTGCTTGCATCAACATATTTAGCGTCGCCAGGGCTCAGCACGCCGCCTGCTGACTTAAGATAGTCCTGAAACTCCTCGCTGTATTTTCCTAAGTCATGGAGCAAACCGCATATCTCGCCCAATGAGGGAACGCCGAGTTTTCCTGCAAAAACCGACGCCATATCGGCAACGTTGCTAAGGTGTTTTTCAAGCGGTTGCCAATCGGATTTGTCCGGGCGGTCGGTCGAGTGAGCAAAAAACATGTCCCCCCTCCAAAATCTCGAATTTTTTCACTTTTATCAGAATAGCATATTAAATTTTTTGCGACAGATGCGGAAAATTCGTCGCCGTCCAGAGGAAGGGGCGAAAGCGATTCTGTTCCGAGATGTGCAGGGTTTACGCACATCAGGAGAAATAGGGTTAGGGCCGAAGTAGTTTGTGGCCCTCGAAAACGGTTAGCACCGTCAATTTGTCGGTGGTGATCTGGTAGACGATCCGGTAATTCCCCTCCAACGCCTCGCGCACGTCCTCCCTTGACAGTTCCGGCACCATCCGGTTAGACAGCGGCGCGTCCAGCGCCTCCTTAGCCTTCTGGCGAAGCTTGGAGACAAACCGCTTCGCGGCAGGTGGGTTGTCGGCGGCGATGTAGCGGCCTATCTCGTTAAGGTCGCTTATGGCCCGACTAGTCCAAGAGAGCTTCATCCAGATGCCCCCTCAGGTCTTCATCGTCAACAACCCTGCCAGCTTTAACATCGGCAAGACCCGCTTCAACGGCGGAAACGAACCTTGCCCTTTCCGTGAGCTGGTCAAACTCGGCAGGCGAGATGAGCACACCAGCGGCCTTGCCGTTTTGCGTAATGACAACGGGGCGGTGCGACGCTTGCACCTGCCGAATCATCTTCGAGGCGTTGTTTTTGAAATCCGAAAGGGAAACAATATCTTCTGAAACGTGGATAGCTGCCATGACCTGATTCCTCTGAGAGGTTTATTTCACAGCCTAAATATAGGCCAGAATATGGCCCGATACAACTTTTTTTTAATGGGTGCAAGCTGTTCCCACGTTGAAATGTAAACTCAAAAACTGGCGAAAATGACCAAGCCAAAAAAACTTGAAATTTATAACCACAAAAGAGTATTTTGGAAAAAACCAAGGTTGAATGCGGTATTTTATATTTTTAAGGTGGAGAACGATAAATTGGACGACTCACCAGTTTCATCTAGTGCCAGTGCTTCTTCAGCGGGAACTGTTTATCAATTCTATATTGCACTTGCGAAATGTTTTGAAATGCTTTCAGCGCAGAGGGTTTTGATCGAAATATTAGGTGATGTTACTGTTTATGGGCGTGAACAATTTGAAATTAAATGCTATTCCGACCCATTAACTGATAATCATATTAACTTTTGGAAAACACTTTGCAATTGGATGGATAGTTCTTTCGATGAATCAGGTTATTCATCGTTAGTATTGGTAACAACTCAGAGCTATGGGAGCAAAACTAAGCTCGCCGAATGGAATGAAGCTAGTGTGAATAGAAGAATATCAATTTTAGAGGAAATAAAGTCAGATTCAGAAAGCAGGTTTATTGCTAGTGGAGAAAAGGAGCCGTCTCAATCTCTTATTAAACAAAGGAAACTGTTTTCTTGTGATCCAGATAAATTAAAAAGAGTAATTGGAAAGGTGTTTATTGATGCCAATTCGCCGTCGTTAAGTAATTTACTAGAAGAAATAAAACAAAAAAATCTTAAAGGCATTTTGGTAAGAAAGAAAGACGATTTTGTAAATTCTTTGATGGGGTTTTTGGTAAGTCCGGCAATAATTGTTGATAATAAATGGGAAATAACTTATGAAAACTTCGAAGAGAAGGTAAGGACGCTTACTTCTACCTATTGTCGAGACACGCGTATTTTTCCAAGGAAATATTTCGATCTTCTTCCTCAACAAGATAAGGTTGAAAGTTGCAAGGAGAAATTGTTCGTTAAAAAAATTAACGAAATAGAATATCATGAAGTAGTGCCTGAAGCTATAAATAATTATATTAGTACTACTAATACAATCCTAAATGAATTTAAAAACTACGATATAAAGCCATCTAGATATGATGTTTACGAAGAAGAGGTTTTGAAAAATTTTACGGCACGGTACCGATTCAAGGCTAGAAATGTTTCAGATGTAATTAGAGATTCAAAGAATTTTTATGATGAAGTGCTTTTGAATACGCAAATATCATTTACAGGTTTTACTGATATTCCGAGTGGTTTTTGCAACGGTGTGATTCATATTAATTGTGATGATGCTGAAAAAAATATGAAGTGGAGACTCGAATAAAATGAGTAGCGCAGTCCAAAACATCAAAGTTTTGAATAATAATCCCTTTATTTTAACCGCTTTGATACCAGCGTTTTATTCAACAGTCGAGTCTAGAGTCAATAACTTTGTTTTGGCATATTTAGTTTTTCCCCTTGTTCTCCCATCTCAGTCAAGAAGATTTTTAATAAATATTCGAAATAATAGCTCACTGCATACGCTAGCTAGGAATAGGAAAAATATTTATGGGCTTCAAGAACGTGTAGCAAATTATCGCAAGCTTACCAACGCTTGTATACAATATTCGGTAGATAGCGAGTTGATAAGTGTTGAAAACGATTTGTCAGTAAGTTTTAAAAAAAATTTTAGCGATGATATTTGTCCTGAAAACAGCATAAAAGCTGCAAAAAATCTTGGCAAACTATTAGGTAAATTTGATATACCAACAGTATATCGAAGACTTGGAGTTAAAGAGCTATGAAATCGTTTATCAAACATATTGGTGTGGTGGATAAAGATAATTTAGTCCACTTTATTAGCTTGACCTCTGGAGTAAATGTTATTACTGGTAAGTCTTCAACTGGTAAAAGTGCTTTGATAGAAATTTTCGATTTATGTTTTGGTAGCTCTGATTTTACTGTCCCAGAAGGTGTTATTACTG
The sequence above is drawn from the bacterium genome and encodes:
- the cas2 gene encoding CRISPR-associated endonuclease Cas2, producing the protein MMVVISYDVSTSDPGGPKRLRHVAKLCKNYGQRVQFSVFECLIDPAQWTSLKASLLDRIDPAKDSLRFYYLGANWRKRVEHTGAKAPFDQEGPLLF
- the cas8c gene encoding type I-C CRISPR-associated protein Cas8c/Csd1; translated protein: MSWIEKLYQTYENNTGAIGDRNDKIPLLPICHTTQKAHITITIDADGNFLGASVVPKTDSRTIIPATEESAGRSGKKPACFPLCDKLQYLAGDFIEFGGEVTSGFANKPEEPYENYKKLLSGWCTSGYSHQKVCAVLRYIERKQVISDLVKATVLYTDETKKMINEWPDKEAPDIFKLLSGGYDNKGNPKPWQADAFIRWSVEIPGDPLSEVWLDKELWKSWENYYGSREARRGICFVTGIESDLSEQHPAKIRNDGDKAKLISSNDSSGFTFRGRFSTADEACGVGFQVTQKAHSALRWLIARQGSRDGDLAVVAWAVSGVAVPNPLLDSYSFSFGNDEEKKIQESVYTAEEVGNALAKKIAGYRSKLGSTKDVVVMALDSATPGRMAISYYRELTGSEFLARIETWHRECIWRLNFGLDPGDKRPRKERKSRIFIGAPAPRDVAETAYGRRIDDKLRKATIKRLLPCIIDGAPLPRDLVESCVRRASNRNGIGHWEWEKALGIACALFKYCHKERSYQMSLERERKTRDYLYGRLLALAENLESLALYLGGEPRSTSAEKLMQRFADRPFTTWRIIETGLTPYKVRLSAKRPGFLYNIQREIDEVINSFAIDDFTSDKSLSGEFLLGYHCQRSALHTSKGQVEGQEETVADDDNEE
- the cas1c gene encoding type I-C CRISPR-associated endonuclease Cas1; this translates as MKKHGNTIYVTTQGSYLHKEGECVCVRVDSVEKGKIPIHGLEGVVCFGQIGVSPFLLGHLAENGVSLTFLTEHGKFLARLVGPVSGNVLLRREQYRRADDLQESARLATGFLLGKIANSRTVLQRACRDHGEGERDAILRCAALRLKDCLQRVNQNESALDALRGVEGEAAAAYFDAFSQMITVGGEAFTFHQRSRRPPLDRINCLLSFLYSLLAHDARSALETVGLDPAVGYLHRDRPGRPSLALDLMEELRPVLADRVALTLINRQEIAADDFKILESGAVILNDDARKKLLISWQQKKTQEILHPYLQETVTLGSLCRVQALLLARYLRGDLDAYPPFIYK
- the cas5c gene encoding type I-C CRISPR-associated protein Cas5, whose translation is MRNIIEFKITGRYALFTDPLTRIGGEKCSYHIPTYEALKGIAKSVYWKPTFTWVIDKVRVMRPIRTQSKSVKPLEYGGGNSLAIYTYLSDVEYQVQAHFEWNPYRPDLEKDRCDGKHWSIVQRMVEKGGRQDIFLGSRECQGYVEPCEFGEGEGEYDGGGELAYGLMFHGFDYPDETGINELHSRFWRPVMVNGVIEFSRPEDCAIRKFVREMIPDPPKSVGLEEEGLLDELD
- the cas7c gene encoding type I-C CRISPR-associated protein Cas7/Csd2; amino-acid sequence: MSLKNKIDFAVVFRVTNANPNGDPLNGNRPRSTYEGLGEITDVCLKRKIRNRLMEGGKAIFVQSDDNKLDDHVSLKSRADAVLSGIKLPKEIAKKACETWLDVRTFGQLFAFKAKNDKKSKGKEGEEAGDDKGVSIGIRGPVSLQSAFSLSPVSITSTQITKSVSSEGDGTKRGSDTMGMKHRVDLGIYAFFGSMNPQLAVRTGFSDEDALSIKAVLPRIFENDASSARPEGSMEVLKVVWWQHNSPSGQASSAKVHRSLTVRETGDLQNLLAFEPGKGPNDTAGNWPTPEIIDGV
- the cas4 gene encoding CRISPR-associated protein Cas4, which codes for MYSEDDLVQLSALQHYIFCPRQCALIHLEQLWEENRLTAEGQLMHKRADSGKAETRGNVKKATGLLLRSLALGLSGKADVVEYLREEGGWRPYPVEYKRGRPRPDGADEVQLCAQALCLEEMTGKSIGEGALYYGEKKRRKIVPLTEKLRERTIETALGVHELLKSGKTPAPVKAAHCANCSLNETCLPDLGAKRTRVRDYISRMLREE